AAATCCACTATTCCAATCGACCGTATCAATAAAAACTTCTATTTCGCTCGCGCTCATACCTGATGCATATAGACCACCGACATAAGCTCCCATACTTGTCCCCGTTATATAATCAATGGGAATATGCATTTCTTCTAAAGCTTTTAATACTCCTATATGAGCAGCACCTTTAGCCCCACCTCCGGCAAGAACTAATCCAATTTTTGGACGAGATTCATCAGCTAACACTAAGAAAGAAAAAAGATAAAGACATAAAGAAGGGAATATAAGTGGCTTGAAGCGCATAACATCATCCTTGAAAATACAATAAGAAAAGAATACAGGATGATTGCGTAGAGAGAAAGCTCAACTGTAAGCGTGCGGGGAACTACACCTTGTCTTTTACATTCCAAGGTAAAAGTGAATCGATATCTGGCGATCCAACACATAAACGATCTAGACAATACCTAATATAATCGTAAGGGATTAATCCGTTTGCCTTTGCTGTTTCTACAATGCTGTAAAGCATTGCACTTGAATCTGCACCAGCCGTTGAACCCGAAAATAACCAGTTTTTCCGGCCGATAACAAACGGTTTAACCGCTCGCTCTGCTCGATTGTTATCAATAGATAACAATCCATCATCAATATAACGAACTAATTTATCCCATTGATTTAATGTATAGCTAATCGCCTCACCTAATTTTGTTTTAGGTGATACTCGACTAACTGCGCTATCAAGCCAATCACGGAGCTCTTTAAGTAAATCGCGGGCTTCTGTCTGCCGAGCAACATACTTGGCTTCAGGGGAAGCCTCTTTTAATAACGATTCGATCCGGTATAGCTTTTGGATTTTACTCAATACCCAATCTGCACTCCCTGTTTTCCCTTTTACTTGAACACGTTGAGCCTCAATAAATCGTCGACGTGCGTGTGCCCAACAGCCAACTAAAATCGCTTCAGTTTGTTCATAACCTTGGTAACCATCGGTATGTAAATACCCGTTATAACCTTTTAAAAAGTTAACTGGATGGTAGCCATGCCTGCTAGATTGATAATCATAAAGTACAATTCCAGGCAAAACACCAGAGCCTGGAGAATCATAGCCAGAGCAGTAGACCCACATATAACATTTTGCTTTTTCAACATCCAACACATTTACCGTTGTTTCATCACAATGCAGAGTGGGTTGTTCAAGCAAAATACGATGTAACTCGTTATTAAGAGGGGTAAATAGTACCGAGCATTTTATTAACCAATCCGCCATCGTTCGCCGTCCAATAATGATACCCCATTGCTGAAATAACGTTTCTTGACGATAAAGTGGAAGACTGTATTGAAATTTAGCCGTAATAATTTGAGCAAGTAAACTTGCGGTCGCAATCCCTTTAGGGATTGGTGACGCTGGCATTGGGGCTTGTTTAATGTCTACTGAAGTATTGTTTTTTTCACAATTTCGGCAAGCATATTTAGGACGAACATGTTGAATAACTTCCACTTTAGCTGGTACAAATTCCAACTTTTCACTGATGTCTTTACCCATCGCATGCATCTCTAGACCGCAACACTTACAAGTTTTATCTTTTATGTCGTGGATAATAACAGTACGCGGTAAGTCTTCAGGTAAGCGTTGGCGTTTTGGCTTTTGACGAGTGTAGGTAATCGTTTGTGTGTCATCATTTTCAATGATGATTTCTTCTTCTGTTTCATTGAATAAATCAAATTGAGTCGAGTCAGATTCACTGCTTTTACCAAAGCGCTGATGTTGAGCCAGTCGAAATTGCTCTAGAAGACGGTTATATTTATTTTCAAGCTGAAGCACAAGTGCTTTCAGCTCGTCAATGGTATCAGGAAGTGGTTTTATTTTATCAATCATGTAGATGACTATATAACGATAATACAGGTAATCAATCGGTTGCCTCCTATTCTTGACTGAGAATCAACTATTTAAAGGGTTGTTTGATAATGTACCGGTTGATGTCCTAAGATATCAAAACCTTGTAATAGCAGTGTCAGTTGCTGCTCTGATAATGCTAACGTATCGTTATTTATATTTCGTGGCCATTTGAAGCGGTCTTCATCTAATCGCTTGTACCATAAAGCGAATCCTGTTTTATCCCAATACAATATTTTGAGTTTATCACGAGGCTTATTGCAAAATATAAATAGAGCATCACTAAACGGTGATAGTTGCATTTCTTGCTCAACAATCACGACAAGGCCATTAATGGCCTTGCGAAAATCGACAAAATCACGATGAAGATAAATGGTGGAAACATCAGTAAATACATTCATGATTGATACCCTTTTAATAAGAGTCCTATCCAGTGAGGTTCAGTATTAGCTGGCAATGTTAATCGCAATTTTCCGATAGAAAGTTGAATATCTGGTAATTGTGGAGTGGCGATGATAGTTGATGTTAACGCTTCTACTTTCAAGAAAGTAGAAGCGTTAATCTTTTGTTTCCATCGTGCTTTACGTGCACTAAATGTCTTTGGCAGAATATTATGGTTACGACAAAATTCAGCGGCACTAAGCTTGCTAGATTGCTGAGATTCAAATAGAGCGTGCCATTGCTCTGGTGTTCTCTTTTTATCTTTTTGCATAATTACGTTCTCGTTAAATGAAAGATCGTAAGATACGCATAATGAATTTTATTTGTTAGGTGTAGTTCCCCGCACGCTTACTGTAGTTCCCCGCACGCTTACGCTCAACTAGCAGAGTAAGGTATTTAACAATATATTTAATAAACGTAGATTACGTTTCTACAGACGAAAAAAAGCCCTAATCGTAAGATTAGGGCTTTTTAAATAGTGGCGGAGTGGACGGGACTCGAACCCGCGACCCCCGGCGTGACAGGCCGGTATTCTAACCAACTGAACTACCACTCCGCAGTGTCTATTCAGCATTATGCTATTACTTAAATAAAACGTGTCAGCGTTTTATTCTTTGTCTTCATCTTCTAAAAAAGATAAAAACTTAATTCAAGCCTGGCGATGTCCTACTCTCACATGGGGAGACCCCACACTACCATCGGCGCTATTACGTTTCACTTCTGAGTTCGGCATGGGATCAGGTGGGTCCATAACGCTATGGTCGCCAAGCAAATTCTTTAATTCGGAAAGCTGTATTGTGTTCTTAATCACATTCAATCTGTTTCTTGCTATCTTAAATCCGTTCAAAACCCCTTGGGTGTTGTATGGTTAAGCCTCACGGGCAATTAGTACAGGTTAGCTCAATGCCTCGCAGCACTTACACACCCTGCCTATCAACGTCGTAGTCTTCAACAACCCTTTAGGATACTTAAAGTATCAGGGATGACTCATCTCAAGGCTCGCTTCACGCTTAGATGCTTTCAGCGTTTATCGATCCCGAACTTAGCTACCGGGCAATGCTACTGGCGTAACAACCCGAACACCAGAGGTTCGTCCACTCCGGTCCTCTCGTACTAGGAGCAGCCCCTTTCAATCATCCAACGCCCACGGCAGATAGGGACCGAACTGTCTCACGACGTTCTAAACCCAGCTCGCGTACCACTTTAAATGGCGAACAGCCATACCCTTGGGACCGACTTCAGCCCCAGGATGTGATGAGCCGACATCGAGGTGCCAAACACCGCCGTCGATATGAACTCTTGGGCGGTATCAGCCTGTTATCCCCGGAGTACCTTTTATCCGTTGAGCGATGGCCCTTCCATTCAGAACCACCGGATCACTATGACCTACTTTCGTACCTGCTCGAATTGTCATTCTCGCAGTCAAGCGGGCTTATGCCATTGCACTAACCACACGATGTCCAACCGTGTTTAGCCCACCTTCGTGCTCCTCCGTTACTCTTTGGGAGGAGACCGCCCCAGTCAAACTACCCACCAGGCACTGTCCGCAACCCCGATAAGGGGCCAACGTTAGAACATCAAGCATACAAGGGTGGTATTTCAAGATTGCCTCCACAAATACTAGCGTACTTGCTTCAAAGGCTCCCACCTATCCTACACATGTAGGGTCAATGTTCAGTGCCAAGCTGTAGTAAAGGTTCACGGGGTCTTTCCGTCTAGCCGCGGGTACACTGCATCTTCACAGCGATTTCAATTTCACTGAGTCTCGGGTGGAGACAGCGTGGCCATCATTACGCCATTCGTGCAGGTCGGAACTTACCCGACAAGGAATTTCGCTACCTTAGGACCGTTATAGTTACGGCCGCCGTTTACTTGGGCTTCGATCAAGAGCTTCGACCGAAGTCTAACCCCATCAATTAACCTTCCGGGCCCCGGGCAGGGTCCCCACCTATACGTCATCTTACGATTTAGCACAGTGCTATGTTTTTAATAAACAGTTGCAGCCACCTGGTATCTGCGACTCCCGGCAGCTTAGAGAGCAAGTCTCATCACCGCTAGGAGCGTACCTTCTCCCGAAGTTACGGTACCATTTTGCCTAGTTCCTTCACCCGAGTTCTCTCAAGCGCCTTAGTATTCTCTACTCGACCACCTGTGTCGGTTTGGGGTACGATTTCTTATAACCTGAAGCTTAGAGGCTTT
The Aliivibrio salmonicida LFI1238 genome window above contains:
- a CDS encoding IS66-like element ISVsa2 family transposase, producing MIDKIKPLPDTIDELKALVLQLENKYNRLLEQFRLAQHQRFGKSSESDSTQFDLFNETEEEIIIENDDTQTITYTRQKPKRQRLPEDLPRTVIIHDIKDKTCKCCGLEMHAMGKDISEKLEFVPAKVEVIQHVRPKYACRNCEKNNTSVDIKQAPMPASPIPKGIATASLLAQIITAKFQYSLPLYRQETLFQQWGIIIGRRTMADWLIKCSVLFTPLNNELHRILLEQPTLHCDETTVNVLDVEKAKCYMWVYCSGYDSPGSGVLPGIVLYDYQSSRHGYHPVNFLKGYNGYLHTDGYQGYEQTEAILVGCWAHARRRFIEAQRVQVKGKTGSADWVLSKIQKLYRIESLLKEASPEAKYVARQTEARDLLKELRDWLDSAVSRVSPKTKLGEAISYTLNQWDKLVRYIDDGLLSIDNNRAERAVKPFVIGRKNWLFSGSTAGADSSAMLYSIVETAKANGLIPYDYIRYCLDRLCVGSPDIDSLLPWNVKDKV
- the tnpB gene encoding IS66 family insertion sequence element accessory protein TnpB (TnpB, as the term is used for proteins encoded by IS66 family insertion elements, is considered an accessory protein, since TnpC, encoded by a neighboring gene, is a DDE family transposase.) translates to MNVFTDVSTIYLHRDFVDFRKAINGLVVIVEQEMQLSPFSDALFIFCNKPRDKLKILYWDKTGFALWYKRLDEDRFKWPRNINNDTLALSEQQLTLLLQGFDILGHQPVHYQTTL
- the tnpA gene encoding IS66 family insertion sequence element accessory protein TnpA, whose amino-acid sequence is MQKDKKRTPEQWHALFESQQSSKLSAAEFCRNHNILPKTFSARKARWKQKINASTFLKVEALTSTIIATPQLPDIQLSIGKLRLTLPANTEPHWIGLLLKGYQS